One window of Phycisphaeraceae bacterium genomic DNA carries:
- a CDS encoding alpha amylase C-terminal domain-containing protein, with the protein MTATKSKSSPGTGLIDLDPWLENQRAALETRYQRYLSRRAELLAGARSLKDFALGHRYFGFNRGTNSGQSGIWYREWAPAALRLSLVGEFNNWNSEANVLARDQYGIWNVFLPDREYANKLTNDSAVKVRVETDRGASYRLPAYIQRVTFDQYGHNATGRLWLPPAFAWKNPRPVAVATTNPKPRAANHPHSPRIYEAHTGMAVEQERVGTFAEFRETVLPRIARDGYNSLQLMAVQEHPYYGSFGYHVSNFFAVSSRFGTPDDFKRLVDDAHGLGLSVFLDLVHSHAVKNTIEGLNQFDGTDFQYFHSGPRGIHPAWDSMLFDYSKYEVLRFLLSNVRFWLEEFNIDGFRFDGVTSMLYLDHGLGKAFTSYDDYFGGNIDEDALTYLKLANEVAHETRQDAITIAEDVSGMPGMARLVSEGGLGFDYRLAMGIPDFWIKLLKERRDQDWHMGELFHILTNRRAHEGHIAYAESHDQALVGDKTLAFRLMDASMYYHMSKAENNLIIDRGIALHKLIRLLTFFLGGEGWLSFMGNEFGHPEWIDFPREGNGNSYKYARRQWSLAENPLLRYGDLGAFDRALMALDDRFGILAAPPARAMQIDELGKCLVFERAGLVVTANLNPEYSRTDWRVGVPPSMPSGIPFTSVLNTDDPSFSGHGLVKEMFYPSNPVSWDGFEQSVQLYVPARTAQVLAPAPTHAPTHAPTHAPRTRRD; encoded by the coding sequence TTGACGGCAACAAAGAGCAAATCCTCGCCCGGAACCGGCCTGATCGATCTTGATCCCTGGCTCGAAAACCAGCGCGCCGCGCTCGAGACCCGCTACCAGCGTTACCTCAGCCGCCGCGCCGAACTGCTGGCCGGCGCAAGGTCGCTGAAGGATTTCGCGCTCGGCCACCGCTACTTCGGATTCAATCGCGGAACCAACTCGGGCCAATCCGGCATCTGGTACCGCGAGTGGGCACCCGCGGCACTCCGCCTCTCACTCGTCGGCGAATTCAACAATTGGAACTCCGAAGCAAACGTGCTCGCACGAGACCAGTACGGCATCTGGAACGTTTTCCTTCCCGATCGCGAGTACGCAAACAAGCTGACGAACGACAGCGCCGTCAAGGTGCGTGTCGAGACCGATCGCGGCGCAAGCTATCGCCTCCCGGCATACATCCAGCGCGTCACATTTGATCAATACGGGCACAACGCAACGGGACGCCTCTGGCTTCCGCCCGCATTCGCGTGGAAAAACCCGCGCCCGGTGGCGGTTGCAACAACAAACCCGAAGCCCAGAGCGGCAAATCATCCCCACTCGCCGCGCATCTACGAAGCACACACCGGGATGGCCGTCGAGCAGGAGCGCGTCGGGACCTTCGCCGAGTTCCGCGAGACTGTCCTTCCCCGAATCGCCCGCGACGGATACAACTCGCTCCAGCTCATGGCGGTGCAGGAACACCCCTACTACGGCTCATTCGGTTACCACGTCAGCAATTTCTTCGCCGTCTCATCTCGCTTCGGAACACCCGACGATTTCAAGCGTCTCGTCGATGATGCGCACGGCCTCGGTCTCTCGGTCTTCCTCGATCTCGTGCACAGCCACGCCGTCAAGAACACCATCGAAGGACTCAACCAGTTCGACGGCACCGATTTCCAATACTTCCATTCCGGACCCCGCGGCATCCACCCCGCCTGGGATTCGATGCTCTTTGACTACAGCAAATACGAGGTGCTCCGCTTCCTCCTCAGCAACGTCCGCTTCTGGCTCGAAGAGTTCAACATCGATGGCTTCCGCTTCGATGGCGTGACGAGCATGCTCTATCTCGATCACGGTCTTGGAAAAGCGTTCACTTCGTACGACGACTACTTCGGCGGGAATATCGACGAAGACGCTCTGACCTACCTCAAGCTCGCAAACGAAGTCGCGCACGAAACGCGCCAAGACGCCATCACCATCGCCGAAGACGTCTCCGGAATGCCGGGCATGGCCCGACTTGTCAGCGAAGGCGGCCTCGGCTTCGACTACCGGCTCGCGATGGGCATCCCCGATTTCTGGATCAAGCTCCTCAAGGAGCGCCGCGATCAGGATTGGCACATGGGAGAACTCTTCCACATCCTGACCAATCGGCGCGCCCACGAAGGACACATCGCCTACGCCGAGAGCCACGATCAGGCCCTCGTCGGCGACAAGACCCTCGCCTTCCGCCTGATGGACGCCTCCATGTATTACCACATGAGCAAGGCGGAGAACAACCTCATCATCGACCGCGGCATCGCCCTCCACAAACTCATCCGCCTCCTCACATTTTTCCTTGGTGGCGAAGGCTGGCTGAGTTTCATGGGCAACGAATTCGGCCACCCGGAGTGGATCGACTTCCCCCGCGAAGGCAACGGGAATTCCTACAAGTACGCCCGGCGCCAGTGGTCGCTGGCCGAAAATCCTCTGCTCCGCTACGGCGATCTTGGGGCCTTCGACCGCGCGCTTATGGCGCTCGACGATCGCTTCGGAATCCTCGCAGCGCCCCCGGCCCGCGCCATGCAGATCGATGAACTTGGGAAGTGCCTCGTCTTCGAACGCGCCGGCCTCGTCGTCACGGCAAACCTCAACCCCGAATACTCGCGCACCGATTGGCGCGTCGGCGTGCCGCCGTCGATGCCCTCCGGCATCCCATTCACGTCGGTACTGAACACCGACGATCCCTCGTTCAGCGGGCACGGGCTCGTGAAAGAAATGTTCTATCCGAGCAACCCGGTCTCGTGGGACGGCTTCGAGCAGAGCGTGCAGCTGTACGTGCCCGCGCGCACAGCGCAGGTCCTTGCTCCCGCTCCCACTCACGCCCCCACTCACGCCCCCACTCACGCCCCGCGAACCCGCCGCGACTGA
- a CDS encoding FIST C-terminal domain-containing protein, whose protein sequence is MNSTASALKSTAIIQHSSERGWSGTFPQLDSERTMIIVFGASEYKDKSEALHELHKAFPRSRIIGCSTSGEIFGTRVMDGTLSVAIKRFDATTVTTAIAPVRNADDSYRAGATLGEQLLRRGLRGVMVLSDGLNVNGTELVHGLNSVLPEGTVLTGGLAGDGDRFKETWVLRNGLPESRIVSAMGFYGDQVEIGHGSKGGWSPFGPERMITRSQGNVLFELDGTPALALYKKYLGDRSRELPASGLLFPLAVRPSRGGSPMLVRTILAVSETDQSLTFAGDIPEGWSAQLMRANFDWLVDASAESAKASCALDSPICEPLTIAVSCVGRRLILGERTEDELRAAEEALSSAGRMIGMYSYGELSPHINGGRCELHNQTMTITTIGERCIDS, encoded by the coding sequence ATGAACTCGACTGCCAGTGCGCTGAAGTCTACCGCGATCATCCAGCATTCGAGTGAGCGCGGGTGGTCAGGAACGTTTCCTCAGCTCGATAGCGAGAGGACGATGATCATTGTTTTTGGCGCCAGCGAATACAAGGACAAATCGGAAGCCTTGCATGAGCTGCACAAGGCGTTTCCGCGATCTCGGATCATCGGGTGTTCGACGTCCGGCGAGATCTTCGGAACCCGCGTGATGGATGGAACACTGTCGGTTGCGATCAAGCGGTTTGACGCTACGACTGTTACTACTGCCATCGCCCCGGTCCGTAACGCCGATGATTCATATCGGGCAGGGGCAACGCTCGGAGAGCAATTGCTACGGCGCGGCCTGCGTGGCGTCATGGTATTGTCCGATGGATTGAATGTTAATGGCACGGAATTGGTGCACGGACTCAACAGTGTACTGCCCGAGGGTACGGTATTGACAGGTGGACTCGCTGGAGATGGGGATCGTTTTAAGGAGACGTGGGTTCTTCGGAATGGGCTTCCTGAGAGCCGGATCGTCTCGGCAATGGGGTTCTATGGGGATCAGGTCGAGATTGGTCATGGATCCAAAGGGGGATGGAGTCCGTTCGGTCCGGAGCGCATGATTACTCGAAGCCAAGGCAACGTGCTCTTTGAGCTCGATGGAACTCCGGCGCTGGCTCTGTACAAGAAGTATCTTGGAGATCGGTCCAGAGAACTTCCTGCGAGTGGCTTGCTGTTTCCGCTCGCAGTTCGGCCGTCACGCGGCGGCTCTCCAATGCTTGTTCGCACTATTCTGGCGGTAAGCGAAACGGATCAGTCGCTGACGTTCGCCGGCGATATTCCTGAAGGGTGGTCGGCCCAGCTCATGAGAGCGAATTTCGATTGGCTGGTTGATGCTTCAGCTGAATCTGCGAAAGCGTCGTGTGCGCTAGATTCCCCTATTTGTGAGCCATTGACGATTGCAGTTAGTTGCGTGGGCCGAAGGCTCATCCTGGGAGAACGGACAGAGGACGAACTGCGCGCCGCCGAGGAAGCGCTGTCGTCCGCTGGCAGAATGATTGGGATGTATTCGTATGGCGAGCTATCGCCGCACATAAACGGGGGCCGATGCGAATTGCACAATCAAACCATGACCATCACCACAATCGGAGAGCGCTGCATCGACAGCTAG
- a CDS encoding EAL domain-containing protein produces MHRILVIDDNQAIHGDFRKILAAEQSGNEALANAKAALFGVAAGPKEQRGRFAVDSALQGQAGWDKLKEAVQAGSPYSVAFVDMRMPPGWDGLQTIQHLWEIDSQLQVVICTAFSDHSWEEISSTLGLTDRLLILKKPFDPIEVSQLAAALSEKWSLQRQASLKHEELERLVELRTRDLTHAATHDKLTGLPNRGMLKEHLARVVQQRRNNTALHYAVFFLDFDRFKIVNDSLGHDAGDQLLIEISRRLGECMKGPIYSLRCSETMAARLGGDEFVVVASGLKDLGDLPQLASGLLEKLAEPYCLKGYNVVSTASIGVTTSDLDYAQEDEVIRDADTAMYHAKAAGKARYVTFDRAMHEDMIRRLSMENELRGVAKRGELVVHYQPIVSLASGMLTGFEALVRWNHPKRGLLSPGEFIACAEETGLIAPIGLWVLEEACKQLQHWKQRLPAAANVVMSVNVSAKQLASTQFADHVETIVKKYDLQPDSLALEMTETAVVKDPEFTTTLIQRLRAFGVRIYMDDFGTGYSSLSHLHRLPLNAIKMDRSFMKSMEERRDYAAVVNAIVALADNLGVAIIAEGVESSGQATMLQAMDCRYAQGHLFGHPCAAEQAEAFFQMHVMGKAA; encoded by the coding sequence ATGCACCGCATCCTAGTCATCGATGACAATCAGGCAATTCACGGCGATTTCCGAAAAATTCTAGCGGCGGAGCAGTCCGGAAACGAGGCATTGGCAAACGCCAAAGCTGCTCTTTTTGGAGTTGCCGCCGGTCCGAAGGAGCAACGAGGGCGATTCGCAGTCGACTCGGCATTGCAAGGCCAAGCGGGTTGGGACAAACTGAAAGAGGCGGTTCAAGCCGGATCGCCGTACTCGGTCGCTTTTGTGGATATGCGGATGCCTCCGGGGTGGGATGGCCTGCAAACGATTCAGCACCTGTGGGAAATCGATTCGCAATTGCAGGTCGTGATCTGCACGGCTTTTTCCGACCATTCATGGGAAGAGATTTCGTCCACCCTCGGTCTGACAGATCGACTTCTGATTCTGAAGAAGCCATTCGATCCCATTGAAGTATCCCAATTGGCGGCTGCTCTCAGCGAGAAGTGGTCCTTGCAGCGGCAAGCGTCTCTGAAGCACGAGGAGCTCGAAAGGCTTGTTGAATTGCGGACGCGCGACCTCACACACGCGGCAACGCACGACAAACTGACGGGGCTGCCAAATCGAGGAATGCTAAAAGAGCATCTGGCGCGCGTGGTGCAACAGCGGCGTAACAACACCGCTCTGCATTATGCCGTGTTTTTTCTCGATTTCGACCGCTTTAAGATTGTCAATGACAGTCTTGGGCATGATGCGGGCGATCAATTGCTGATCGAGATTTCACGGCGACTGGGTGAGTGCATGAAGGGACCCATATACTCTCTGAGATGCAGTGAGACAATGGCAGCGCGACTAGGGGGCGACGAGTTCGTCGTTGTGGCATCTGGGTTGAAGGATCTCGGTGACCTCCCGCAACTGGCATCCGGGCTGCTTGAGAAGCTTGCAGAGCCGTACTGCCTAAAGGGTTATAATGTCGTCAGTACCGCGAGCATTGGCGTGACGACTAGCGATCTAGATTATGCGCAAGAGGATGAGGTGATTCGGGATGCCGACACGGCCATGTACCACGCGAAGGCGGCGGGAAAAGCGAGATATGTAACGTTTGATCGCGCAATGCATGAAGATATGATTCGACGTTTGTCGATGGAGAATGAATTGCGGGGGGTTGCAAAGCGGGGTGAGCTCGTCGTGCACTACCAGCCGATCGTCAGCCTTGCTTCGGGGATGCTGACTGGATTCGAAGCACTCGTGCGATGGAATCATCCCAAGCGGGGACTGCTGTCGCCGGGAGAATTCATTGCTTGTGCCGAAGAAACGGGGTTGATTGCGCCGATTGGACTCTGGGTGCTCGAAGAAGCATGCAAACAGTTGCAGCACTGGAAACAACGACTTCCTGCCGCGGCCAATGTTGTGATGAGTGTTAATGTATCAGCGAAGCAATTGGCGTCAACACAATTCGCCGATCATGTCGAAACGATTGTCAAAAAGTACGATCTCCAACCCGACTCGTTGGCGCTGGAAATGACTGAGACGGCGGTTGTCAAGGATCCAGAGTTTACAACAACACTCATTCAGCGTCTCCGTGCATTTGGCGTAAGGATATACATGGATGACTTCGGTACCGGCTATTCGTCTCTGAGCCATTTGCATCGCCTGCCACTCAATGCGATCAAGATGGATCGCAGCTTTATGAAAAGCATGGAAGAGCGTAGGGACTACGCGGCGGTCGTTAACGCAATTGTGGCACTCGCGGACAATTTAGGAGTTGCAATTATTGCTGAAGGGGTAGAATCTTCCGGTCAAGCGACAATGCTTCAGGCTATGGATTGCAGATACGCTCAGGGGCATTTGTTTGGACACCCGTGCGCGGCGGAGCAAGCGGAGGCGTTTTTTCAAATGCATGTAATGGGGAAGGCAGCTTAG
- a CDS encoding response regulator → MHSILLRHLDKLGLEKDSIPSSAERWMQFLSAMDRAFVQFESDRQFHERSMTIASEEMAELHRSLAAQNATLECLVSERTTQLNSALQKAQAINADLESAKSVAESANRAKSEFLAAMSHEIRTPLNGIVGTLELLQTVSLNEKQRRYIQIGKTSARSLNSVINDILDFSKIEAGKLELSPIQFNLRGVIEDVMEMLAGAASEKHLQVSGKLSSDVPEVAFGDPDRLRQIIINLVNNAIKFTSRGSVMLQVGMGARGRDGVPRVRFEVSDTGIGIPKERLNRLFKAFSQADASTTRTYGGTGLGLAISKQLVELMGGSIGVRSEAGKGSTFWFEANLLCPGASEPTRNKAIDVDVSAACSKSPPVTGDVQADHASVEVTDNSRARVLLVEDNEVNQLIAREMLLEAGFECDVVSNGNAAVTAVKEAAFDIVLMDCQMPEKDGFEATREIRKLEQKCLLPAQRGRNLHIIALTANALKGDRERCLEAGMDAYTSKPIDRQQLLATIENVLRVPRQTVEPHSL, encoded by the coding sequence ATGCACTCCATTCTTTTGCGTCATCTCGATAAGCTTGGGCTCGAGAAGGACTCGATCCCGTCGTCAGCTGAGCGCTGGATGCAGTTCCTGTCTGCAATGGATCGAGCATTCGTTCAATTCGAGAGCGATCGGCAGTTTCATGAACGATCCATGACCATCGCATCCGAAGAGATGGCCGAATTGCATCGGTCGCTTGCGGCGCAGAATGCCACATTGGAATGCCTTGTTTCCGAACGAACTACCCAGCTAAACAGTGCGTTACAAAAGGCGCAGGCCATCAATGCCGATCTCGAATCCGCAAAGAGTGTGGCGGAGTCGGCAAATCGTGCAAAGAGTGAATTCCTGGCCGCTATGAGTCACGAGATTCGAACACCACTCAATGGCATCGTCGGAACTCTTGAGTTGCTGCAGACTGTGAGTCTCAATGAGAAACAGCGGCGTTATATTCAAATTGGAAAAACCTCGGCAAGGTCGCTCAATTCTGTAATAAACGACATTCTTGATTTCTCAAAGATCGAAGCTGGCAAGCTGGAACTGAGCCCTATCCAATTCAACTTGCGCGGGGTGATTGAGGATGTGATGGAGATGCTGGCGGGCGCTGCTTCGGAAAAACACTTGCAAGTGAGCGGGAAACTGAGCTCGGACGTCCCGGAAGTGGCATTTGGAGATCCGGACCGCTTGCGGCAGATTATAATTAATCTGGTAAATAATGCAATCAAGTTTACATCGCGCGGCTCAGTTATGTTGCAGGTGGGAATGGGGGCCCGCGGAAGGGATGGAGTGCCCCGCGTCAGATTTGAAGTATCCGATACCGGTATCGGGATTCCCAAAGAGCGTCTGAATCGACTATTTAAGGCGTTTTCCCAGGCGGATGCGTCAACTACGCGAACGTATGGCGGTACCGGTTTAGGATTGGCAATTTCAAAGCAGCTGGTCGAGTTGATGGGTGGGAGCATCGGGGTAAGGAGTGAAGCGGGGAAGGGGTCGACATTTTGGTTTGAGGCGAATCTCCTGTGTCCGGGAGCCTCTGAGCCGACTCGAAATAAGGCCATAGACGTTGATGTTTCGGCTGCGTGCTCGAAATCACCGCCGGTCACAGGCGACGTCCAAGCGGACCATGCATCGGTGGAGGTGACGGACAACTCACGAGCGCGAGTGTTGCTGGTCGAGGACAACGAGGTGAACCAGTTGATTGCACGGGAAATGTTGTTGGAGGCTGGATTTGAATGCGATGTTGTATCCAACGGCAATGCTGCAGTGACCGCTGTAAAGGAAGCGGCATTTGACATAGTTCTGATGGACTGTCAAATGCCTGAAAAGGATGGATTTGAAGCAACTCGTGAAATCAGAAAATTGGAGCAGAAGTGTCTCCTCCCCGCACAACGAGGCAGGAATCTTCATATCATCGCACTCACGGCCAATGCTCTCAAAGGTGACCGCGAGCGGTGCCTTGAGGCCGGAATGGATGCCTATACGTCCAAACCCATAGATCGACAACAACTGTTGGCTACGATAGAAAATGTACTCCGAGTGCCGCGACAGACTGTTGAGCCACATAGCCTCTAG